Proteins encoded together in one Phalacrocorax aristotelis chromosome 7, bGulAri2.1, whole genome shotgun sequence window:
- the HES1 gene encoding transcription factor HES-1 produces MPADLMEKSSASPVAATPASVNATPDKPKTAAEHRKSSKPIMEKRRRARINESLGQLKTLILDALKKDSSRHSKLEKADILEMTVKHLRSLQRAQMTAALSTDPTVLGKYRAGFSECMNEVTRFLSTCEGVNTEVRTRLLGHLASCMTQINAMNYPAPPPPPPLPPAAAFGPPLVPPGSGTGPLPGMPCKPGADAAKVYSGFQLLPASDGQFAFLIPSTAFAPGSAVLPLYGGPPTAATAASPPGPPPGTADSVWRPW; encoded by the exons ATGCCGGCCGACCtgatggagaaaagcagcgccTCGCCGGTGGCCGCCACCCCCGCCAGCGTCAACGCGACGCCCGACAAACCCAAAACGGCGGCGGAGCACCGGAAG TCCTCCAAGCCTATCATGGAGAAGCGGCGGCGGGCGCGCATCAACGAGAGCCTGGGGCAGCTGAAGACTCTCATCCTGGACGCGCTGAAGAAGGAT AGCTCCCGGCACTCCAAGCTGGAGAAGGCCGACATCCTGGAGATGACCGTCAAGCACCTGCGGAGCCTCCAGCGAGCCCAGATGACCG CCGCGCTAAGCACAGACCCCACGGTGCTGGGCAAGTACCGCGCCGGCTTCAGCGAGTGCATGAATGAGGTGACGCGGTTCCTCTCCACCTGCGAGGGCGTCAACACCGAGGTGCGCACCCGGCTCCTGGGCCACCTGGCCAGCTGCATGACCCAGATCAACGCCATGAACTACCCTGcaccccccccgccgcccccactGCCACCGGCTGCAGCCTTCGGCCCACCCCTGGTGCCCCCGGGCAGTGGCACGGGGCCACTCCCGGGCATGCCTTGCAAGCCGGGTGCCGATGCAGCCAAGGTGTACAGTGGCTTCCAGCTGCTGCCGGCTTCTGACGGGCAATTTGCCTTCCTCATCCCCAGCACGGCCTTTGCTCCAGGCAGTGCCGTACTGCCCCTGTACGGTGGCCCACCCACGGCTGCCACTGCCGCCTCGCCACCTGGCCCGCCACCTGGCACAGCTGACTCGGTCTGGAGACCCTGGTGA